One window of Dechloromonas sp. ZY10 genomic DNA carries:
- the fliO gene encoding flagellar biosynthetic protein FliO, with product MLRALIFLLPSLAHASDSPGPGFGAYVQAMLALAFIVILLLGAAWLARKITGGKGFGQGGVKIIGGVALGPRERVVLIEAGDTWLVIGIVPGQIRTLHRMPRGTSGTTGEDAPPVAPAAFADWLKTITERRREDS from the coding sequence TTGTTGCGCGCCCTGATTTTCCTGCTTCCTTCACTCGCCCATGCCTCCGACAGCCCCGGCCCCGGATTTGGCGCCTACGTTCAGGCAATGCTGGCGCTAGCCTTCATCGTCATCCTCCTGCTCGGTGCAGCCTGGCTGGCCCGCAAGATTACCGGTGGCAAAGGCTTTGGCCAGGGGGGCGTGAAGATTATCGGTGGCGTTGCCTTGGGCCCACGCGAACGGGTCGTACTGATCGAAGCGGGTGATACCTGGCTGGTAATCGGAATCGTCCCGGGTCAGATTCGTACCTTGCACCGAATGCCACGAGGAACCTCGGGAACCACCGGCGAGGATGCCCCCCCCGTTGCCCCGGCAGCTTTTGCCGACTGGTT